The following DNA comes from bacterium.
GGATAAAAGCGCGTCCGGCTCCGCGTCATCCTGCAGCAGCGCGGTTTCCTCAAGCTTGTGGATTTTCGATTTCTTTCGTATAATCTCCGCGGTTTGCCGGGCACGCACCAGCGGGCTGGTATAAAGATGCGTGAATGCAACGCCGAGCCGGCACAGTGCCGCGGCGACCTGTTCCGTTCTGCGGCGGCCTTTGTCCGTCAACGGCCGCTCGCCATCGGGTTTTTCCCACGTTTCTCGCAGCGCGGCGATGCCGTGGCGAATGAGGTAGATTTTCATGCGGCACTCCTTTCACGCTCATGCCAATGTGCGTTTGATGACGCCCCTCCCCTCGCAAAAATCCGGCGGCAATATAGCAAGTTTTTGCCCTTCTGTCAATTCGGCCCGGCCGCGCGGCGCGCGGGCGTTGCTGCTGTCCGGCTGTGCGGCCCTGCTCCTGGCCGGCTGGGCCTGTTCCAAATCACAATCTCCCCACACCCAAATTCCGCCGGCCGAGGTGAAGGAAATCGCTCCGCCTGATACCGTCAGGCCGGCGCCGCCGCCGGCAGGTCCGGTGGCAGGATCGGTGTGGGACGTGATGAAGCCCGGCGAACGTCTTCCCAAAGACGTGTTGCAAGCCATGGCCGGTTTGGGGGCGGACACGCGCTTCGCGCAGAAACTCTGGCAAACCCGTCTGCTCGATGTCGATGGCGACGGCGCGCAGGAACTGATGATTTCGAACGTCGTCGAATGGTGCGGCAGCGGCGGCTGCGGCGTTTGGCTGTGGCAACGCCAGCGGCAAGGGTTGCGCAATCTGTTGCCCACCGACGATATTCTCGCCGTTGCGGTTGAAGTCGAATCGACCGCCACCAACGGTTATCACGACCTGCGCTTTTATCACCGCTCTTCAAGTGAGAACAACCGCCCGCTGCTGGTGAGCGATTTGTTTGCCTGGGACGGCACAGTTTATCGCTATCGTTCGCGCCGGCAGCACGGAGAATATTTGGCCGCGGCCCTCCCGCCCACGTGCTGGAAGGTTGTGCCGTGAAGCGCGGCGCCACGCATGCCCGCAGCCTTTCCCTCCGGCCGGAAATGCTCCAGCGCGGCTGGGAGGCGGCGATTACGGCGGCGGCCACGTTTGCCGGGATCATTCTGCCGCTGCAATTGGTGCTCGACCTGCCCAATAGCGCCCTGTTCCTCTACGGCAATTTGGCCGTCACCGTCATCTTTTTCGTGGACGCCTACCTGCAGTGGCGTCAAACCCCGGCCGCCGCACTCGCTGCGCCGGAGCGCACGTGGCTGCCGCTGTCGCATTGGGGCTGGCTCAGCCTCGATGCCGTGGCCGCGCTGCCGCTGAACATGCTGTTGGCGGGAACGCCCTATCCCCTGCTGCGGCTGCTCAAGCTGGCGCGTGTCGCGCAATACATGCGGCGCTGGCGCCAGCGCCAGTTACACCACACCAACGTGCTGCGGCTGGTGTTCTTTGCATTTTGGCTGGCACTGGCGGCACATTGGATTGCCTGCGGCTGGCTGGCACTGCGCGGGCTGTCGGCCGAATTCGACTTGCCGACGAACTACGTGCGCGCGCTGTATTGGTGCGTCACGACT
Coding sequences within:
- the sixA gene encoding phosphohistidine phosphatase SixA, encoding MKIYLIRHGIAALRETWEKPDGERPLTDKGRRRTEQVAAALCRLGVAFTHLYTSPLVRARQTAEIIRKKSKIHKLEETALLQDDAEPDALLSLLNQHKDNAVLGLVGHEPQMSALLALLVSGEQSPFTTFKKAGVALVEGGLPVQAGGCTLRWLLEPRILLEIAQGKA